A region from the Posidoniimonas polymericola genome encodes:
- a CDS encoding YciI family protein: MKFVCLGYYDESTFASYSEEEMKAHMEACFAYDDELRRGGHFLGGEALQGGEAGVVLRHRAGKTAVTDGPYSETKEHLGGILLLEARDLNHAIALMSKHPGVRFGPFEVRPANEEINAMIAERTAALGTDA; the protein is encoded by the coding sequence ATGAAATTTGTCTGCCTGGGGTACTACGATGAGTCGACATTCGCCAGCTACAGCGAGGAAGAGATGAAGGCCCACATGGAGGCGTGCTTCGCCTACGACGACGAGCTCCGCCGCGGAGGGCACTTCCTCGGCGGCGAGGCGCTGCAGGGTGGCGAGGCGGGTGTCGTGCTCCGTCACCGAGCGGGCAAGACCGCGGTGACCGACGGGCCGTACTCCGAGACCAAGGAGCACCTCGGCGGCATCTTGTTGCTTGAGGCCCGCGACCTCAACCACGCGATCGCCCTGATGTCCAAGCACCCGGGCGTCAGGTTCGGACCGTTTGAGGTCCGCCCCGCCAATGAGGAGATCAATGCTATGATCGCCGAGCGGACGGCCGCGTTGGGGACCGACGCATGA
- a CDS encoding YciI family protein encodes MKYLLLMYNREDAFTAEEMPVEMQNALAICHELHVESKYVAASPLEPVATAKSVRIRKGEGAVVDGPFAETKEQLGGYVLIDVPTLDEAIEVAARFPSAFRGTVEIRPLEEPPA; translated from the coding sequence ATGAAGTACTTGTTGCTCATGTACAACCGAGAGGACGCCTTCACTGCCGAGGAGATGCCGGTCGAGATGCAGAACGCGTTGGCGATCTGCCACGAGCTGCACGTCGAGTCGAAGTATGTCGCGGCGTCGCCGCTCGAGCCGGTGGCGACCGCCAAGTCGGTGCGCATTCGGAAGGGGGAGGGCGCTGTTGTTGACGGGCCGTTCGCCGAGACCAAGGAGCAGCTCGGAGGCTACGTGCTGATCGACGTCCCGACGCTCGACGAGGCGATTGAGGTCGCGGCCCGCTTCCCGTCGGCCTTCCGCGGCACGGTAGAGATCCGGCCGCTGGAAGAACCGCCGGCCTGA
- a CDS encoding YciI family protein gives MKVVVFVKATPSSEAGTMPSVELMNAMQAYNEELMAAGLLKAGEGLKPSSAGARVQISGDRRTVVDGPFAETQELVAGFWIWEVDSMASAIEWAKKCPSPMPEDSELEIRPMYGPEDFADIAPEVVEKENEMRKALDS, from the coding sequence ATGAAGGTTGTTGTCTTTGTCAAAGCCACGCCCAGCTCCGAAGCGGGCACGATGCCGAGCGTCGAGCTCATGAACGCCATGCAGGCGTATAACGAGGAGCTGATGGCGGCCGGCCTGCTCAAGGCTGGCGAGGGGCTCAAGCCAAGCTCCGCCGGCGCCCGTGTCCAGATCAGCGGCGACCGCCGCACCGTGGTCGACGGCCCTTTCGCAGAGACGCAGGAACTGGTCGCCGGGTTCTGGATCTGGGAGGTCGACTCGATGGCGTCCGCGATCGAGTGGGCGAAGAAATGTCCGTCCCCGATGCCCGAGGACTCCGAGCTCGAGATCCGCCCAATGTACGGCCCGGAAGACTTCGCCGACATCGCGCCCGAAGTTGTCGAGAAGGAGAACGAGATGCGCAAAGCGTTGGATTCGTAG
- a CDS encoding DUF899 domain-containing protein — MTTTAHPPIADPAAWDAHRRELLQAEKELTKQYDRVNAMRRRLPMTLVEKDYRFTGSAGEVGLADLFDGRRQLIVYHFMFDPDWDKGCPGCTGFVNSQGDLSMLAQRDTTMTLISRAPFEKLAAYRRQHGWTLPWYSSFGSEFNYDYHATLDAEVTTIEYNYRPPEEHAAESIPKGESHGLSVFMRHEGSVYHTYSTYGRGVESVTDAYALLDRTPFGRQEDFEDSPAGWPQRPTYGGWGSPFAANSTEEG; from the coding sequence GTGACCACGACCGCCCACCCGCCGATAGCCGACCCTGCCGCCTGGGATGCCCACCGCCGCGAGCTGCTGCAGGCCGAGAAGGAGCTCACCAAACAGTACGACCGCGTCAACGCGATGCGTCGCCGGCTGCCGATGACGCTAGTCGAGAAAGACTACCGGTTCACGGGGTCGGCGGGCGAAGTCGGTTTGGCGGACTTGTTTGACGGGCGGCGTCAGCTCATCGTCTACCATTTCATGTTCGACCCCGATTGGGACAAGGGCTGCCCTGGCTGCACCGGCTTCGTCAACAGCCAGGGCGACCTGTCGATGCTCGCCCAACGCGATACGACGATGACGCTGATCTCCCGCGCGCCATTCGAAAAGCTCGCCGCCTACCGCCGCCAGCACGGCTGGACGCTGCCCTGGTACTCGTCGTTCGGCAGCGAGTTCAACTACGACTACCACGCCACGCTCGACGCGGAGGTCACCACCATTGAGTACAACTACCGCCCCCCCGAGGAGCACGCCGCGGAGTCGATCCCCAAGGGCGAGTCCCACGGCCTCAGCGTGTTCATGCGGCACGAGGGGAGCGTCTACCACACCTACTCGACCTACGGCCGTGGTGTCGAGTCGGTGACCGATGCGTACGCGCTGCTCGACCGCACGCCGTTCGGCCGCCAGGAGGACTTCGAAGACTCGCCCGCGGGCTGGCCGCAGCGGCCGACCTATGGCGGCTGGGGCAGCCCGTTCGCTGCAAACTCAACGGAGGAAGGGTAA
- a CDS encoding VOC family protein, whose amino-acid sequence MPIARQRITPCLWFDDQGEEAAKLYTSIFPNSSITSVARYSEVGKEKHGREPGSVMSLGFTLDGQSFVAINGGPIFQFTEAVSLQIACETQAEVDYYWRRLTDGGAESQCGWLKDRYGLSWQVVPACVPRLTSDPDTSERAMRALFEMKKPDIAALERAASQ is encoded by the coding sequence ATGCCCATCGCCCGCCAGCGGATCACGCCCTGCCTGTGGTTTGACGACCAAGGAGAAGAGGCCGCGAAACTCTACACGTCGATCTTCCCAAACTCGTCGATCACGTCGGTCGCCCGCTACAGCGAGGTCGGCAAGGAGAAGCACGGCCGCGAGCCGGGCTCGGTGATGTCGCTCGGATTCACGCTCGACGGGCAGTCGTTTGTGGCTATAAACGGGGGGCCGATCTTCCAGTTCACCGAGGCGGTCTCGCTGCAGATTGCCTGCGAGACCCAAGCAGAGGTCGACTACTACTGGCGCCGGCTGACGGACGGCGGCGCCGAGTCCCAGTGCGGTTGGCTCAAGGACCGGTACGGTCTGTCGTGGCAGGTTGTGCCGGCGTGCGTGCCACGGCTCACCTCCGATCCGGACACGAGCGAACGTGCGATGCGGGCCTTGTTCGAGATGAAGAAGCCCGACATCGCGGCCCTCGAGCGGGCGGCGTCCCAATAG
- a CDS encoding YciI family protein produces the protein MRFMLLVYGDEAAWTEEERSACMSESAALCRVLAEQGQFVDASPLHPVATATSVRVRDGKRHLTDGPFAETTEQLGGFYIVDMPTMEDALAFAASIPPAKKGTVEVRPLFELKGLPE, from the coding sequence ATGAGGTTTATGCTACTGGTGTACGGCGACGAAGCCGCGTGGACCGAAGAAGAGCGTTCTGCCTGCATGAGCGAGTCGGCCGCGCTGTGCCGCGTGCTGGCCGAGCAGGGCCAGTTCGTCGACGCTAGCCCGCTGCACCCGGTGGCGACCGCCACGAGCGTCCGCGTCCGCGACGGCAAACGCCACCTCACCGATGGGCCGTTCGCCGAAACCACCGAGCAGCTCGGCGGCTTCTACATCGTCGACATGCCAACCATGGAAGACGCCCTGGCGTTCGCGGCGAGCATCCCGCCCGCCAAGAAAGGCACGGTCGAGGTGCGGCCCTTGTTCGAGTTGAAGGGGCTGCCGGAATAG
- a CDS encoding glycosyltransferase family 4 protein, which yields MNDVLPSTAPAYSSPDLRGAGLRIGFISLADPSDPNAISGMPFHAASALAATGAEVVPLTPGGRFSDKPAKQTLAFLPRAIRKNPQIRNLRNAVRDRLKSAIEQVQAAQAYDRLIGIAESMSADIGRQLDSLDRPLDALFGVCISSPLYALKTDLPIVYFSDATARLVATTYAKWTRMPETKKQGFEEIESVALSRTAAGLFASQCTLDSAINDYGLSPDRAHLLPLGSTVVPDAYDTIHIDLPSRERLELIIVAADPIRKRLDLCVEITRELAARGWNVTLHSIGGHTRAALSCERVRVHGFLSMGDPIDRDIHKTLLRRSHFMLLPSTGEMFGIAPGEAAHFGRPSLVSAVGGLPTAVQHGKTGLCLPVDASAKQYADEIERLADNPDQYRAMSEAALERARTTLNWPAFGRRAIEVIRDVVENQAERRPRVCVGAE from the coding sequence ATGAACGACGTTCTCCCATCCACTGCCCCTGCCTACTCTTCGCCTGATCTAAGGGGCGCTGGGTTGCGGATCGGCTTTATCAGCCTCGCCGACCCTTCCGACCCAAACGCCATCAGTGGAATGCCCTTCCACGCCGCGTCTGCGCTCGCAGCAACCGGCGCGGAGGTCGTTCCGCTGACGCCCGGAGGTCGCTTCAGCGATAAGCCGGCCAAGCAGACGTTAGCGTTCCTGCCAAGGGCTATCCGCAAGAACCCTCAGATCCGTAATCTCCGCAACGCGGTCCGCGACCGGCTAAAATCAGCAATTGAGCAAGTCCAGGCCGCGCAGGCCTACGACAGGCTGATCGGCATCGCGGAGTCGATGAGCGCGGACATCGGCCGCCAACTCGACTCCTTAGACCGTCCGCTCGATGCGTTGTTTGGCGTATGTATCAGCTCGCCGCTGTACGCACTGAAAACCGATCTGCCGATCGTCTACTTTTCTGACGCCACCGCGCGGCTGGTGGCCACTACCTACGCCAAATGGACGCGGATGCCCGAAACCAAGAAGCAGGGTTTCGAGGAGATCGAAAGCGTTGCGCTCTCGCGTACGGCGGCCGGCCTCTTCGCGTCACAATGCACACTCGACTCAGCGATAAATGACTACGGGCTGTCGCCCGACAGAGCACACCTGCTGCCCCTAGGCTCAACGGTCGTGCCCGACGCCTACGACACGATCCATATCGACCTCCCGTCACGCGAGCGACTCGAACTCATCATCGTCGCCGCTGACCCAATCCGGAAGCGTTTGGACCTGTGCGTCGAGATCACCCGAGAGCTTGCCGCCCGCGGCTGGAACGTGACGCTCCATTCGATCGGCGGTCACACCCGCGCGGCCCTCAGTTGCGAACGCGTGCGTGTTCACGGCTTTCTCTCGATGGGCGATCCAATCGACCGCGATATCCACAAGACGCTGCTGCGTCGAAGTCATTTCATGCTGCTGCCGTCTACCGGGGAGATGTTTGGAATAGCGCCCGGTGAAGCCGCCCACTTCGGTAGACCCTCGCTGGTCAGCGCCGTGGGAGGACTGCCGACCGCGGTGCAGCACGGAAAGACCGGGCTCTGCCTGCCCGTGGACGCTTCCGCGAAACAATACGCCGACGAGATCGAGCGACTCGCGGATAACCCCGACCAGTACCGGGCCATGTCCGAGGCCGCACTCGAGCGCGCCCGGACCACACTTAACTGGCCTGCATTTGGACGCCGCGCCATCGAGGTGATTAGGGATGTGGTCGAGAACCAAGCCGAGCGCCGTCCGCGTGTGTGCGTGGGCGCGGAATGA